ATTCTATCTTTCATTGTGGtgaaaaatatcttggtacATCAATAACGCATTGAATTTCTTCTGTTGTCAACTGATAGGGCCGGCGAAAGGGAACAATACGTCGTTGTTGATGCAATTTAGGCCCAATATCCGCCTgataagagagataactctataaatcataaaaagaaagtggtTTTGAGGGATGTCTTTAAGgatattgattgttttgctgttttccgccacactcaacaatttttcagttacatggtggcgcccagtttttattggtggaagagagaacccagatacaatgtacctgggaaaagaccaccgaccttccgaaattaaactgggaaactttctcacttaacggcgcgagcgggattcaaacccgcgtcgaccagaggtgagaggccgtgtgattttgagcgcgatgctctaaccactcggccatgaAGGCCCGTATATCGTATAAAATTTATTCCTTTTTATTCGTTTTAGCTGATCAGATGAATAAGACGTACATGATATAATATCCATCGGCAAAGGTtgacatatcaatgaaatagAAAGAGGGAAAGAGAAATAGAGAGAAATTGTTGTGAAGCTGAGTTCATCagaaataaacaataacaattaaTTTTGTGTATTTCAGCCACTAATGAAAAATGACTCTCAAAAATCCCAAAGTGCCGATGACGTCAATAGCAGTTTGTGGAAAGGAATGAGAAACATTGCATTTACGTTAATGGAGAATGCGTCACAAGACGCCGAGGTTGTAGAAGCTGCGTCAGCCATTGACGTCACGGAAGGTGTCGATTGTAAATTGGGACGCCTTCACGTTGGATTAAGTTACGACTTCCAGTCACTGACTTTAACTTTGAAAGTAATACAAGCCACGGGCTTGGTAGCCAAGGACTTCACAGGAACAAGTGATCCTTATGTGAAAATTTTACTTTTGCCTGATAAAAGACACAAATTAGTGACgaaggtgaaaaagaaaaatctcAATCCACGTTGGAATGAAAGCTTTTTATTTGAAGGTAAGTgagaaaaactgaaattcagACTATTTTCACTATGATCAAAGGAAGTCTGATACAAAGCGAGCCCGATACAACGTTATGATTAAAGCTGTCATGAATGTATGTAAAAAAGTTTATCTAGATTTGAACATCTCCCTTAGaatatgtattttcttttaataaaaaAGACTTAAAGACACGTCTTGTATGGAATGCAGTGATCACATTTCTCTGTAGAATTATTATGCTTTTCCACACTTATCTTGCTTTTCTACACTTTAGTGTTTCATTTCTGACTTTACAGGTTGGCCACACAATAAACTACTAGAAAAGACAATATACCTACAAGTGATAGACTACGACCGATTCAGTCGTGACGATCCAATCGGTGAAACGTATATTCCTCTGAATGAAGTGGACCTCTCACAATCTCCATTCATGTGGCGATATCTACAGCCATGCAAAGACAGCCGGGTATCGTTATACAATATCTGTAAAATCATCTAAGTCTATCAGGAAACTTAGCTTCACATTCATTATCtgcaaaattatttaaaaccATCAGAAAACTAAACTTCACATTCATTATCTGACAAATTATCTAAGTCTGTCAGGAAACTGAGCTTTACAATCATTATCTGTAGAATTATCTAAGTATCATGAAACTTAGGTTCACATCCATTATCCGTAAAATTATCTAATTCTATTAGGAAATTTGGCTTCGCATTCATTATCCGTTAAATTATCTAAGTCTATCAGGAAACGTAGGTTCACAATCATTATCTAAGTCTGTCGGGAAACTGAGCTTCGCATTCATTATCCGTAAAATTATCTAAGTCTACCAGGAAATGTAGGTTCACAATCATTATCTAAGTCTGTCGGGAAACTGAGCTTCGCATTCATTATCCGTAAAATTATCTAAGTCTATCAGGAAACTTAGGTTCACAATCATTATCTAAGTCTGTCGGGAAACTGAGCTTCGCATTCATTATCCGTAAAATTATCTAAGTCTATCAGGAAACGTAGGTTCACAATCATTATCTAAGTCTGTCGGGAAACTGAGCTTCGCATTCATTATCCGTAAAATTATCTAAGTCTATCAGGAAACGTAGGTTCACAATCACATCTGTAAAATAATCCAAATCTCTCACATCATGATCAACATTACAGAATAGCTTTAAAGCTAACATGTACAGTGTTGATATAGGATAAATTTACCAAGTAGTCATTCGTAGTCGTGACGGTATATCATTCCATATGGCTTCtttcttataaaaaaaaaactgttatgTTTCACATTGTCATGGAGTTTTCTATTCAATCGGGTAGCTCCCTTTTCTCAGCAGCAAGCGATCAGACTGTATACAGGACCGTGAACAGAATAAACCTCAGTCTAAAATTAGATTTTGCAAAGCACACAGATACATGCACTTAATATTACCATTTTGACTCATACGAATATCTGAaaacttaatttcaacatgAATGTTATTGACCAGTGTTGTTTGAATTTATTCAATATGAAGTTTGATTAACAAGACATGTCTATTCTCTCTTTATGATCATAAAACCTGATGTGATAGGCCCTGTGTACAATGTCAGTATGTTCGTTTGAAGTCATCGTTGATGTACATTTCAATGATATGTGTGATGACAAATGCTTTCTTGTGATAGGGTAAGCTTGGGGAAGTCCTACTTTCCTTGAGCTACCAGCCTACGGTGGGAAGACTCAACATTATAGTGATGAAATGCAAAGATCTCAAAGCCAAAGACATCACAGGAGCCTCAGgtaaataatttcaaatatacGTAATTATAAAATACTTTCACAAGAACTTCGAGTAAATAATTGCAGGGGCCTCGAGTACAAATCAGCCCGAAGATACGTAAAATTCCATGAAATACCTTTACAGGGACCTCAATAAATCATTAGGGGGACCTAGGTATTGTTTAGGGGTCCTCGGGTAAATCATCACGGGGACATCGGGTACATCATAACGGGGACATCGGTAAATCATTACAGGGAGCTTAGGTAAATGATTACAGGAATCTCTTTTAAATCATTACGGGGACCTCAGGTAAATCATCATTACGGGGACCTCGGGTAAATCATAACGGGGACCTCGGTAAATCATTACGGGGTCCTCGAGTAAATCATTACAGGAATATCGGGTAAACCATAACGGGAACCTTGGGTGAATCATTACGGGTCCTCGTGTGAGTCATTACCAGGACCTTCAGTAAATCATTACAGgattgattaattaaatattgtttaacatccccctctccagaatatttcattcatatggagacgtcgccattgccggtgaagggctgcaaaatgtaggcctatgctcggcgcttatggcctttgagcaggaaaggatctttatcgtgccacacctgctgtgacaccggacctcggtttttgtggtctcatccgaaggaccaccctatttagtcgccttttacgacaagcaagggtactaagaacctattctaacctggatcccccaTCATTACAGGAACCTCTTTTAAATCATTACAGGGACCTCGGGTAAATCATAACGGGGACCTTGGGTAAATCATAACGGGGACCTTGTGTAAATTGGCAGGATACATGGTAttgaatatgaattataaaatgCAAAACGTACCTGATTCTGTGTTGCAGTGTTACGTGTGTTAAGGGAGTCATACAAACACTCGAGATCAGGTATTTTGAAATTGGGGATCGTGTTTTGAATTGGATTACCAAGGGAGTGGATTGTTACGGCGAGAAAGGCTTCCTATCGCTTTCATGTTAAGTTGGGACAGCATATTTttatagaatcaataatgtagAGTTCCAGTAAAGTCCAACATAATCATTGGCTtggaattattatttttaaacatttgaatatttcatttatatactTGTATTGATTTACTacttttgttttccttttgagTTAATTCTTTCTTACGTTATGTCTTCCTGCTTCATGTAGTTTTctctgttttaatttttacagcAACAATGATGTTgacaataaaaaacaaaacaaaacagtaGCACATATGTTtataatgtatttatatttattaaatgtcTATATTTTTGTGTATAGTTTGTGCGATTCAAGGAAAGAGAAAGTATTTTTAACCTCAGTTTTGAACAAAATAAGACCACTGCAGAGACagtataaaaacaacaataacaaaattCCAGCGATTTTTTTTAGTTAACGTAGTTCCGCCCTCCTATGACTTAATAAGATTTCTCAAAGTcaaagatttatgcatgacaggaaaataaattttgttggagtttcTTTAATTACctattgtaaaaaataaacaaacaaagaaCAAACAAACTAGCAGTTGGAATGATCATTTAAAGATTCCCGATTTTATAATGTTTGTTTCTTAAGTACCTAGCGGGAATACGGTTTGGTAGTCTAAAGGTATTCTTAGCAAGAAATCGACAATGAAATAGAATCTTAACTTGTTAAAAGTGGATCCGAATCTGAAAGGATACGTTTAGGCTTCTTTAATCTTCTACTTTGCACAGTAAGAATATTAGAGCATGTCCGCCTAAGGAATCTAAATGGATAGCCGATCTTCGTTCTGACTATACCATTCCATTAATACTTGAGCGACATATCGGGCGTGAAGTATTACCAAAAATACTTTTTCGGTTAGTGATCGTGGACCTTGAAGCCACAGATAGTTTACACGAAAGGCAATCCACATCTATAATTGTATTCGTACAGTAATTTCGGCAATAAACGTAGAGCTCACCCGAATTGTGGTCTGACGTCATGCTAAGTACTGCCTACTAATTTACGCGGCCTTGATATATGAACTCTAGAGTCTTTTAGCATTATAAGAACCTGTTGAATGAAAAAGTggagataacgaaaagtgatcaatctcagaaatcctataaaaatacgaaattaagagtagggaaaTACATACACCTCGACACACCGTacatgggatcaggtgccaggaggaataagcatcccctgtcacacCCGTAATATATTACACGGAACTGGAGGAATTAAGTTCTTGGTCACGAATTCACTGTATgttcttgaaataaaaaaaaaccactttgaATTTCTATTGTTGACAGGAAACGATTGCAGACAATAAACTGTGTTATTTCAGACGTCATTTTACACTTGCAAGGGATGACGGCGAAAATAGTGTCTAATATGTTGTCGTGATTTTGTAAGAATTTgggattgaaaatgaaaaggcAATGTTTCGAACATCAAAGATCTCTCTTCAATTTTATCacattacaatgtacatttatcaCTATATACGTGTCTCAAATTTCATTCGCTCAACAATGTATGCATTTTATGATTCCTGTGCTATGCATGCTTACACATAGCATTTATGAAGAACTTATATAATGAAACTGATCAATATCATTCTTTGTAGATCCTTACGTCAAGTTATGGCTCAAGTTTGGaaacaacaaaattgaaaagaagaaaacatctATCAAAATGCGAACTCTGAACCCTGTGTATAATGAGTCGTTCTTTTTCGAAATACCGTGGGAAAAGATTCGGGAAGCTGCAATAGAAGTAATTGTCATGGACTTCGATAAAGTCGGAAGGAATGAGATGATCGGCAAAATAGTACTAAGCAGTAAGAGTGGACCATTGGAGACGAGACATTGGAATGATATGATCACAAAGCCCCGCCAACAAGTGGCACAATGGCATTTGTTGAAGGACTGACAACGGCCAAGACAATATAAAACTGCATAttacttttttctttctttttttaaagtgaaacaattttgtacaaaaagagACGATTGATTACAATGCTGTTCGTTTTCTTAATTGTGTTTTGTGAAATCCGTTTCTTATCTGTAACGTTAGAGAAGTGTATCTGCAACCTCAGGTGTGAAATTTGCC
Above is a genomic segment from Ostrea edulis chromosome 3, xbOstEdul1.1, whole genome shotgun sequence containing:
- the LOC130052909 gene encoding synaptotagmin-7-like isoform X4, which codes for MAVLRDMEESGEAFLAIISAVGSLVVLVVAVLLCGWCIGKTDDDDDEDEFDSADLLSQKYTAVAPQDSNETEGVRVLNKRSWEAKSSMQSTPIMLRRESVNILNGLLDRFERPSSRNPVVTEQVQPSANAHTSLNESLGVRNGASAGPGPGNYQAMGGTPTHRPLMKNDSQKSQSADDVNSSLWKGMRNIAFTLMENASQDAEVVEAASAIDVTEGVDCKLGRLHVGLSYDFQSLTLTLKVIQATGLVAKDFTGTSDPYVKILLLPDKRHKLVTKVKKKNLNPRWNESFLFEGWPHNKLLEKTIYLQVIDYDRFSRDDPIGETYIPLNEVDLSQSPFMWRYLQPCKDSRGKLGEVLLSLSYQPTVGRLNIIVMKCKDLKAKDITGASDPYVKLWLKFGNNKIEKKKTSIKMRTLNPVYNESFFFEIPWEKIREAAIEVIVMDFDKVGRNEMIGKIVLSSKSGPLETRHWNDMITKPRQQVAQWHLLKD
- the LOC130052909 gene encoding synaptotagmin-7-like isoform X3; this encodes MENVRGCPRDMEESGEAFLAIISAVGSLVVLVVAVLLCGWCIGKTDDDDDEDEFDSADLLSQKYTAVAPQDSNETEGVRVLNKRSWEAKSSMQSTPIMLRRESVNILNGLLDRFERPSSRNPVVTEQVQPSANAHTSLNESLGVRNGASAGPGPGNYQAMGGTPTHRPLMKNDSQKSQSADDVNSSLWKGMRNIAFTLMENASQDAEVVEAASAIDVTEGVDCKLGRLHVGLSYDFQSLTLTLKVIQATGLVAKDFTGTSDPYVKILLLPDKRHKLVTKVKKKNLNPRWNESFLFEGWPHNKLLEKTIYLQVIDYDRFSRDDPIGETYIPLNEVDLSQSPFMWRYLQPCKDSRGKLGEVLLSLSYQPTVGRLNIIVMKCKDLKAKDITGASDPYVKLWLKFGNNKIEKKKTSIKMRTLNPVYNESFFFEIPWEKIREAAIEVIVMDFDKVGRNEMIGKIVLSSKSGPLETRHWNDMITKPRQQVAQWHLLKD
- the LOC130052909 gene encoding synaptotagmin-7-like isoform X2; the encoded protein is MFISTPYSPKSDNQTIMSLHRVHVEVKKFHHHDMEESGEAFLAIISAVGSLVVLVVAVLLCGWCIGKTDDDDDEDEFDSADLLSQKYTAVAPQDSNETEGVRVLNKRSWEAKSSMQSTPIMLRRESVKFERPSSRNPVVTEQVQPSANAHTSLNESLGVRNGASAGPGPGNYQAMGGTPTHRPLMKNDSQKSQSADDVNSSLWKGMRNIAFTLMENASQDAEVVEAASAIDVTEGVDCKLGRLHVGLSYDFQSLTLTLKVIQATGLVAKDFTGTSDPYVKILLLPDKRHKLVTKVKKKNLNPRWNESFLFEGWPHNKLLEKTIYLQVIDYDRFSRDDPIGETYIPLNEVDLSQSPFMWRYLQPCKDSRGKLGEVLLSLSYQPTVGRLNIIVMKCKDLKAKDITGASDPYVKLWLKFGNNKIEKKKTSIKMRTLNPVYNESFFFEIPWEKIREAAIEVIVMDFDKVGRNEMIGKIVLSSKSGPLETRHWNDMITKPRQQVAQWHLLKD
- the LOC130052909 gene encoding synaptotagmin-7-like isoform X5; the encoded protein is MAVLRDMEESGEAFLAIISAVGSLVVLVVAVLLCGWCIGKTDDDDDEDEFDSADLLSQKYTAVAPQDSNETEGVRVLNKRSWEAKSSMQSTPIMLRRESVKFERPSSRNPVVTEQVQPSANAHTSLNESLGVRNGASAGPGPGNYQAMGGTPTHRPLMKNDSQKSQSADDVNSSLWKGMRNIAFTLMENASQDAEVVEAASAIDVTEGVDCKLGRLHVGLSYDFQSLTLTLKVIQATGLVAKDFTGTSDPYVKILLLPDKRHKLVTKVKKKNLNPRWNESFLFEGWPHNKLLEKTIYLQVIDYDRFSRDDPIGETYIPLNEVDLSQSPFMWRYLQPCKDSRGKLGEVLLSLSYQPTVGRLNIIVMKCKDLKAKDITGASDPYVKLWLKFGNNKIEKKKTSIKMRTLNPVYNESFFFEIPWEKIREAAIEVIVMDFDKVGRNEMIGKIVLSSKSGPLETRHWNDMITKPRQQVAQWHLLKD
- the LOC130052909 gene encoding synaptotagmin-7-like isoform X1 — encoded protein: MFISTPYSPKSDNQTIMSLHRVHVEVKKFHHHDMEESGEAFLAIISAVGSLVVLVVAVLLCGWCIGKTDDDDDEDEFDSADLLSQKYTAVAPQDSNETEGVRVLNKRSWEAKSSMQSTPIMLRRESVNILNGLLDRFERPSSRNPVVTEQVQPSANAHTSLNESLGVRNGASAGPGPGNYQAMGGTPTHRPLMKNDSQKSQSADDVNSSLWKGMRNIAFTLMENASQDAEVVEAASAIDVTEGVDCKLGRLHVGLSYDFQSLTLTLKVIQATGLVAKDFTGTSDPYVKILLLPDKRHKLVTKVKKKNLNPRWNESFLFEGWPHNKLLEKTIYLQVIDYDRFSRDDPIGETYIPLNEVDLSQSPFMWRYLQPCKDSRGKLGEVLLSLSYQPTVGRLNIIVMKCKDLKAKDITGASDPYVKLWLKFGNNKIEKKKTSIKMRTLNPVYNESFFFEIPWEKIREAAIEVIVMDFDKVGRNEMIGKIVLSSKSGPLETRHWNDMITKPRQQVAQWHLLKD